The proteins below come from a single Panicum hallii strain FIL2 chromosome 7, PHallii_v3.1, whole genome shotgun sequence genomic window:
- the LOC112900575 gene encoding uncharacterized protein LOC112900575, translated as MGLDISKMLIPSKASFYGIVPENAATPIEYIKFEVANIESSYHAILGIPALAKFMVIPHYIYLLLKMPGKTGVLTFRGDLKKSYDCDQEAIEYASRARTFI; from the exons ATGgggctggacatctccaagatgctcatcCCAAGCAAGGCTTCATTCTACGGCATTGTTCCAGAAAACGCGGCTACACCGATTG agtacatcaagttcgaggtggcaaaCATCGAGTCCTCgtaccatgccatcctcggcATACCTGCTcttgccaaattcatggtcATACCCCATTACATCTATCTGCTCCTCAAGATGCCGGGCAAGACAGGGGTCCTCACCTTCcgcggtgacttgaagaagtcctacgaCTGCGATCAGGAGGCAATCGAATACGCCTCACGTGCCAGAACCTTCATCTGA